The following is a genomic window from Roseofilum casamattae BLCC-M143.
CATTTTAGACGCGGTGACCGTTCCCGAGGCAATAATATAACAATAATTAAAAATATCGCCCGCCGCTAAAATTGTTTCATCTTGCAGAAACTCTTCTTGGATCAGCTCTTGCGAAATCAAAATCAACTCGTCCAGACTGAGGGTCTCGAACAGGGGGACATTTTGCAATAATACAATTTGATTCATGCAAAAATTTGGTTAATATTTAATGATAAATTAGGGAACATCGCTTGCCATGTCTACACTCTACGATTCCGAAAAGCTTAAGCTTTTCGGAGGGTGACAGAAGAAGGTTATCCGCCATTTCTTCATTGGCGCAACACTAGGATGCGATCGCAACATTCTACAACAATACCCAACCCTCTTAATTTCGATCGCGCGATCGCATCTCGAGTTTATGCCAAGCCCAATAACTGCAAAGTCTTTGAGTCGCGATCGCCATCATAAAACCGATTAAGTAATTGCTCGAAGACAGAATCTGGAGGAGAGACGATCGCAAACAAAGTGGCACAAGAGCGCAACTTCAGGTCATCAGGTGTTCCCAAGATCTCGTAAGCCGATCGCCCTTCAATTCCTAATACTGTCGCGGTACATTCCAGCAACCGCTGACCCAACACGGGATGTTCTAAATATGCTCTCGCTTCGTCTAGAGTTTGAATGGCATACTTTTGCGACATCATGCTCGAGCCGAGTCCTCGATATTGGGGGAAAATATA
Proteins encoded in this region:
- a CDS encoding DUF1810 domain-containing protein yields the protein MTDSDRYNLKHFLGAQATIYEKVLAELKAGRKTSHWMWYIFPQYRGLGSSMMSQKYAIQTLDEARAYLEHPVLGQRLLECTATVLGIEGRSAYEILGTPDDLKLRSCATLFAIVSPPDSVFEQLLNRFYDGDRDSKTLQLLGLA